A region from the Lentisphaera profundi genome encodes:
- a CDS encoding FHA domain-containing protein translates to MTDSNNQENDVRTLAMSRASIMKGVKKRRVGFLDIKRINEQVQTYRLDDSDTIIGRTSDNLIKLAYANISRHHSKISPSNETYSIEDLESTNGTYVNGISIAKCVLHPNDIIQIGDTHLFYYEREEIIS, encoded by the coding sequence ATGACTGATTCTAACAATCAGGAAAACGACGTAAGAACCTTAGCCATGTCACGTGCCAGTATCATGAAAGGTGTCAAAAAACGACGTGTTGGATTTCTCGATATAAAAAGAATCAACGAACAAGTCCAAACCTATAGGCTTGATGATAGCGACACCATCATCGGGCGCACGAGCGATAATCTGATAAAACTGGCCTACGCAAATATCTCTCGACATCATTCTAAAATCTCTCCTTCTAACGAAACCTATTCTATTGAAGATCTCGAATCTACCAATGGCACTTATGTAAATGGTATTAGTATCGCAAAATGTGTCTTACATCCCAATGACATCATCCAAATAGGCGACACTCATTTATTTTACTATGAGCGTGAAGAGATTATTTCTTAA
- a CDS encoding MBL fold metallo-hydrolase, with the protein MKNALITFWGCRGSIATPGRSTERYGGNTSCTCLKHGQEYFIFDAGTGIRGLGLELMELVEQHFDGHTIELNIFLSHTHWDHIQGLPFFQPAYDSRFKLNIYGSENKDDMLEKTLSGQMNSAYFPVPMSQLNSELNVHADLQALNINGVKVCSAAQNHPGGSTAFKVTLDDGRTLVYATDNELDLQFHSDGTPKDDMGQRYFELISKVDYLIADGQYTDEEYPTKIGWGHTSLSLIHKIAYLAEVKNLVIYHHDPMHTDSVLEDLSHKYTHEYESLTPPMQVIWAREGLTLQLRS; encoded by the coding sequence ATGAAAAATGCACTTATCACTTTTTGGGGCTGTCGTGGTTCTATTGCAACTCCAGGCAGATCAACTGAACGATACGGGGGCAACACCTCTTGTACTTGCTTAAAACACGGACAAGAATACTTTATTTTTGACGCCGGCACAGGTATTCGCGGACTAGGACTAGAATTGATGGAACTAGTAGAACAACACTTTGATGGCCACACAATTGAACTCAATATTTTTTTAAGTCACACACACTGGGACCATATCCAGGGCCTTCCATTTTTCCAACCCGCATACGATTCCAGATTTAAACTTAATATTTATGGTTCTGAAAACAAAGATGACATGCTAGAAAAAACTTTGTCTGGACAAATGAACTCCGCCTACTTTCCCGTCCCTATGTCACAATTAAATTCCGAACTCAATGTACACGCAGATCTTCAAGCTCTTAACATCAACGGGGTGAAAGTTTGTTCAGCCGCTCAAAATCACCCCGGAGGATCTACAGCTTTTAAAGTAACTTTAGATGACGGCAGAACCTTGGTCTATGCCACTGATAATGAACTAGATCTACAGTTTCATAGTGACGGCACGCCTAAAGACGACATGGGACAACGTTATTTTGAACTCATTTCTAAAGTCGATTATCTCATTGCAGATGGCCAATACACTGACGAAGAGTACCCCACGAAAATTGGATGGGGCCACACTTCTTTAAGCCTAATCCACAAAATTGCTTATTTAGCCGAGGTGAAAAACCTCGTAATATACCACCATGACCCCATGCATACTGATAGTGTTTTAGAAGACCTATCACATAAATATACCCATGAATATGAATCATTAACCCCTCCAATGCAGGTAATCTGGGCTCGTGAAGGGCTCACACTCCAACTCAGATCATGA